The genomic interval CAAAGGCCAATACCGGCGTTAAGTATAGAGAAGTGGAGGCTTTTGAGGCTCCAACTCGATGGGTTGTGTAGGCTAGCGCCAAATAAGAAATGACGGTTGGAAAAATACCTAAGTATACAACACTCAAAGTGGCACTCATCGGTGCGGATTCAATCTCTTTGATGATCCCGGGCGTGAACACCAGCACAAATAAAGTTCCTGCCCAAATCGCATAAGAAGTAAAAGCGAGAGAACCGTACTTTTTCAAATAAGGTTTTTGAATAACAAAATACACACTTTCTGAAAATGTTCCCAAAAGCACCAGTAACGCGCCCATATTGAGATGAAAACCTTCTCCCGTTCCAATCGAAATGAGTGATGCACCAAAAAAGCTGATCAGGGTTCCGACCCATCCGCTGAAACCAAATCGCTCATGCAAAAAAACAGACGCCAAAATACCAGTAAAGATGGGAGCCAACGAAACGATCAGGCTCGCAACCCCTGCACTGACCGTTGTTTCCCCCAAATTGACTGCAATATGATAAACTGAAAAACCCAAAAATCCCGTGATCAATATGATGGGGATATCTTTCACCTCAGGCAAACGCATACGCGTGACCCAAGCATAAATTGCCAATACAATCGAAGCAATCAATAAACGCAAAAGAGCAAGATGTTCAGGTGAATACGCCTTTAACCCGGCCCGGATCCCCGCAAAAGCCGATGCCCAAAAGAAAATGGCAATTCCATGGGCGATGATCACATCCCAATGAATATTTTTTACCAACATCATCACTCCCATAACAGGTTCCTCATCATGTTACTCCTGAAATGATTGATTTCACTATCACTTCAAATGATACTGAAAAATTATCTTATATGTAAATAATCCTTACAACACTATGTATTAATTGGCGAATCTCCTTTAAATGTAAGTTTATATTACATAATCCCTGCTATTCCTCTCTTCCATAACAGAAAACGGACAGGCGAATACACCCGTCCGCTACCTTTATCCACCATCAACCGTGGCACCCATTCACCGCCCAAAGGCCGATCCGAGCCACTCCATAGGCGTTATCCCCGGAGTAACGCGGATCGGCAAACGTCAGCCGGGCGCGGACGGCAGGATGCTCCAATCGCTTGCGCAGACGATCCC from Polycladomyces zharkentensis carries:
- a CDS encoding DMT family transporter encodes the protein MGVMMLVKNIHWDVIIAHGIAIFFWASAFAGIRAGLKAYSPEHLALLRLLIASIVLAIYAWVTRMRLPEVKDIPIILITGFLGFSVYHIAVNLGETTVSAGVASLIVSLAPIFTGILASVFLHERFGFSGWVGTLISFFGASLISIGTGEGFHLNMGALLVLLGTFSESVYFVIQKPYLKKYGSLAFTSYAIWAGTLFVLVFTPGIIKEIESAPMSATLSVVYLGIFPTVISYLALAYTTHRVGASKASTSLYLTPVLAFVIAWIWLGEIPTWFSIIGGIITILGVLYANKNGKWKKGDRKERVTI